The following are from one region of the Channa argus isolate prfri chromosome 6, Channa argus male v1.0, whole genome shotgun sequence genome:
- the lhx1a gene encoding LIM/homeobox protein Lhx1 — translation MVHCAGCERPILDRFLLKVLDRAWHVKCVQCCECKCNLTEKCFSREGRLYCKNDFFRRFGTKCGGCSQGISPNDLVRRARSKVFHLNCFTCMMCNKQLSTGEELYIIDENKFVCKDDYLNNTSVKDTNLLSVTACSDPSLSPDSQDQLQDDVVLKDTEIATLSDKETVNNENDDQNLGGKRRGPRTTIKAKQLETLKAAFAATPKPTRHIREQLAQETGLNMRVIQVWFQNRRSKERRMKQLSALGARRHAFFRSPRRMRTLVDRLEPGELIPNGPFSYYGDYQSEYYGPGGNYDFFPQGPPSSQAQTPVDLPFVPSSGPTGTPLGGMDHPLPGHHPSSEVQRFSDIMSHHPGDSPSPEPGIPGPLHSISSEVFGPSPPFTSLSLNGSGYNNHLSHPPSEMNEGTVW, via the exons ATGGTCCACTGCGCCGGCTGCGAGAGGCCTATCCTGGACCGCTTTCTGCTCAAAGTGCTGGACAGAGCCTGGCACGTCAAGTGTGTTCAGTGCTGCGAGTGCAAATGCAATTtgacagagaaatgtttttctcgAGAGGGGAGACTGTActgcaaaaatgatttttttag GCGGTTCGGCACCAAGTGTGGCGGTTGTTCGCAGGGCATCTCTCCAAACGACTTGGTTCGAAGGGCCCGGAGCAAAGTGTTTCACCTCAACTGCTTCACCTGCATGATGTGCAATAAGCAGCTCTCCACCGGCGAAGAGCTCTACATCATAGATGAGAATAAATTCGTTTGCAAGGACGATTACCTAAACAATACGAGTGTAAAAGACACCAACCTCCTCTCAG TTACGGCGTGCAGCGACCCGAGTTTATCACCGGACTCTCAAGACCAGCTACAGGACGACGTGGTCCTAAAGGACACGGAGATAGCCACCCTGTCCGACAAGGAAACGGTTAATAACGAGAACGACGACCAGAACCTCGGAGGGAAGCGGCGCGGCCCGCGGACCACCATCAAGGCCAAGCAGCTGGAGACGCTGAAGGCGGCGTTCGCTGCGACCCCCAAACCCACCAGACACATCAGGGAGCAGCTAGCCCAGGAGACCGGTCTCAACATGAGGGTCATCCAG gtctgGTTCCAGAACCGACGTTCCAAAGAGAGGCGCATGAAGCAACTGAGCGCGCTCGGCGCCCGGAGGCACGCGTTTTTCCGGAGCCCGAGGCGGATGAGGACGCTGGTGGATCGGCTCGAGCCTGGGGAGCTCATTCCTAACGGGCCCTTCTCATACTACGGAG ATTATCAAAGTGAGTACTACGGCCCTGGAGGGAACTATGATTTCTTCCCTCAGGGGCCACCGTCGTCGCAAGCCCAGACCCCGGTCGATCTCCCCTTTGTACCCTCCTCAGGCCCCACAGGCACCCCCCTCGGAGGTATGGACCACCCTCTACCAGGCCACCATCCCTCCAGCGAGGTGCAGCGCTTCTCTGATATCATGTCCCACCATCCAGGGGACTCTCCCAGCCCAGAGCCCGGAATCCCGGGGCCACTGCACAGCATCTCCTCAGAAGTGTTCGGCCCCAGTCCACCCTTTACCTCACTTTCTCTGAACGGCAGCGGATATAACAACCACCTGTCCCACCCGCCCTCGGAAATGAACGAGGGCACCGTGTGGTAG